TTCTGGTCCATGAACTGCGAGAGCTGGGAGGTTCCGAAGAACTCCTTGATCGCGGCCACGACGGGGCGGATGTTGATCAGGGTCTGCGGCGTGATCGCCTCGACGTCCTGGGTCGTCATACGCTCGCGGACGACGCGCTCCATGCGGGACAGGCCGGTGCGGACCTGGTTCTCGATGAGCTCGCCGACGGCGCGGATGCGGCGGTTGCCGAAGTGGTCGATGTCGTCGACCTCGACGCGGAGTTCGACGTCGCCGCCGTCACGCTTGCCGCCGAGGGTCTTCTCACCGGCGTGCAGGGCGACCAGGAACTTGATCATCGCGACGATGTCGTCGATGTTCAGCACCGAGGCGTCGGAATCCGTGAGGTCCTTGTCGATGCCGAGCTTGCGGTTGATCTTGTACCGGCCGACCTTCGCGAGGTCGTAGCGCTTCGGGTTGAAGTACAGGTTGTCCAGGAGGGTCTGGGCAGCCTCGACCGTGGGGGGCTCGCCCGGTCGCAGCTTGCGGTAAATGTCCAGGAGGGCGTCCTCGCGGGTCTCCGTCGCGTCCTTCTCCATGGTGGCGCGGATGGAGTCGTACTGGCCGAACTCCTCCAGGATCTGGCCTTCGGTCCAGCCGAGGGCCTTCAGCAGCACGGTGACGGACTGCTTGCGCTTGCGGTCGAGGCGCACGCCGACCTGGTCGCGCTTGTCGATCTCGAGCTCGAACCAGGCACCACGCGACGGGATGATCTTCGCGCTGAAGATGTCCTTGTCACTGGTCTTGTCGGCCGTGCGCTCGAAGTAGGCACCCGGTGAACGGACGAGCTGCGACACGACGACGCGCTCGGTGCCGTTGATGACGAAGGTGCCCTTGTCGGTCATGAGGGGGAAGTCGCCCATGAAGACGGTCTGCTGCTTGATCTCGCCCGTGTTGTTGTTCATGAACTCGGCCTTGACGTACAGCGGCGCGGAGTAGGTCGCATCGCGATCCTTGCACTCGGCCATGGTGTACTTGGGGTCCGCGAACTCGGGCTCTGAGAAGCTCAGGGACATGGTGCCCTGGAAGTCCTCGATCGGGGAGATCTCCTCGAAGATGTCGGCCAGACCGGAGGTCGTGGCTACACCCTGCAGTCCCTTTTCCAGCGCTTCCTCAACGCGGGCCTTCCAGCGCTCGTTGCCGACGAGCCAGTCGAAGCTGTCCGTCTGCAGGGCGAGGAGGTTGGGAACTTCAAGCGGTTCGTGAATCTTTGCGAATGAGAGCCGGGGTGCGGCGCCGTCGGCGTCGACCTGGCTGGTAGCGGTTGCATTATTAGAGGTGCTCGGGGCGACCAAGAGGGATCCTTCCACAGACCGTCAGGCTTGTCAGCGCTTTCGCCTCAGCACCGCCACCGCAGTATGCTGCGGGGATCTCAGTGCTCACCGGGTCTGCTCGCGCCCTTCCCCACCAGGAGGCCAGGTCAACGACGAGAGCAGAGCAAAGCCCACCGCTATATGAAGGCTGAGGTTTAGAGGGAAGACGCAAAGAACTACATTACGCCACCCACGGCGTAATGTCCAATACCCCTCTCCCCTTCGTGCGTCAAGCCCGCCGCGCCTCGTGGGGAGGAAGTGAGGGCGGTACCCTCCGGCCGCCGGGGAGACCTAGCGGGCTGCCGGCTCCGGCAGCGGCCCCGTGCTGGTGTCACCCCGCAGCCGCTTGACGATGAGCTCCGCGCTGATCAGGCACATGGGGATGCCGATCCCCGGCACGGTGGAGCTGCCGGCGTAGAACAGGTTGTCGACCTTCGCGCTCCGGTTGGAGCCCCGGAAGAACGCGCTCTGCTTCAGGATGTGCGCCGGTCCGAGCGAGGTGCCGCGCCAGGCGTTGAGATCGTCCGCGAAGTCCTGCGGACCGTAGCTGCGGCGCAGGACGACGCGCTCCGCGAGATCCGGGATGCCGGCCCACGTGGCGATCTGCCCGATGACGGCGTCGGCGATCTCCTCCACCCGGGCGTCTCCCCCGCCCGCCAGGCCTCCCCTGCCGATCGTCACGTCGGCCGGGATGGGCACGAGGACGAAGACGTTCTCATGGCCCTCCGGCGCCACGGAGTCGTCGGTGGCGCTGGGCCGGCAGACGTACAGCGACGCCGGCGAGGGGACGGAGGTCTCCTTGCCGAAGATCCGGCCGAAGTTGTCGCGCCAGTCGGTGGTGAACAGCAGCGTGTGGTGCTCGAGCTGCGGCAGCCCGCCCCGGACGCCCAGGTAGAGCAGGAGGGCGCTCGGCCCGGGGACGCGCTTCTCCCAGTACGTCTCCGGGTAGGTCTGCAGGCCGGTCGGCAGCAGCGTGGTCTCGGTGTGGTGGAGGTCCGCGGCGGAGACGACGATGTCGGCACCGATGGACGTCGTGGTGCCGCCGCTGCGGTAGGTGACCGCGCGCACGCTGGCCGCCCGGCGATCGAGCGGGGAGCGTCCGGGGGTGCGGTGGTCGGTGTCGATCGCGGTGACGTCGGCGCCCGTGCGGATCTCGACGCCGGCAGCCACGGCGACGCGGCGCATCGCCTCGATGAGGGTGGTGAAGCCCCCCATGGGGTAGAGCACGCCGTCATCGAGGTCGAGGTGGCTCATGAGGTGGTACATGCTCGGCGCGTCGAAGGGCGAGCTGCCGAGGAACACGGCCGGGTAGCCGAGGATCTGCCGGATGCGGGGATCCGTGAAGCGCTTCTCGACGAAGGACTGCAGTGGCTGCAGCAACAGCGCACCGATGCGTGGGAGCCGCTTCAGGACATCGGGGCGCAGGAACGGCAGGAACGACTGGTAGGTCGAGTAGAGGAAGCGCTTCTTGGCGATCTCGTAGGCGTCCTCGGCCGAGTCGAGGTACCGGGAGAGCTGCTCCCCCGCTCCGGCCTCCAGGGATTCGAAGAGCTTCGTGACGGCCTCGCGGTCCGCGGGCACGTCGACGGTGTCGAGCCCGTCCTCGAAGACCACGCGGTAGCCCGGGTCGAGCTTCACGAGGTCGAGCTGCTCGTCGGCGCTCGTGCCCATCAGCTTGAAGAAGTGGTCGATGACCTCGGGCATCAGGTACCAGGAGGGACCGGTGTCGAAGCGGAAGCCGTCCTGTTCCCAGGACCCCGCGCGGCCGCCGACCCGGTCGCGCTTCTCCAGCAGCGTGACGCGGTGGCCCTCCCGCGCCAGCAGGGCTGCGGTGGCCAGGCCGCCGATCCCGCCGCCGATGACGACGACGTCCTGTCCGCCCACCCGGGAACGCTCGCTCTGCTGTGCGGTCATGCCGTCCTCTCCTGCGCGGTGGCTTCCGGTATCGCGCGACCGGTGAAGGCTTGCGCCAGGATGCGGAACTTCACCGGGTTGGGGACCCGGATGCGTGCTCGGAGGAGCTCGGAGGCGGGGGTGCGCCGGAGCCGGGCCGCGAGTTCGGTGAACAGGCCCTGGGCGAGGGCGACGGCGCGGCGGGGCGTGGCGGGCAGGCCCGGGAGCGCGGCGGCGGAGATCCGCAGGTCCTCATCGATGTCGTCGAGCAGGCGGATCTTGTCTGCCTCGCCGAAACTGCCGGGGCGGACGCCCGGGAAGTAGCTGCGCCCGAGGGTCGAGAAGTCCTCTGCGAGGTCGCGCAGGAAGTTGATCTTCTGGAAGGCGGCGCCGAGGTGCCGCGCCCCGTCCACGAGGACGGCGTCCTGCTCGGGGGTCACCGGCCGTCCGACGAGGAAGGCCTTCAGGCACATGAGCCCGACGACCTCGGCCGACCCGTACACGTACAGGTCGAAGGACTCGGGGGTGTGCTCGCGCTGGGTGATGTCCGCGCGCATCGAGGCGAAGAAGGGCCGCGTGAGGTCCGTGCCGATCCCGGTGCTCCTCGCCGTCACCGCGAAGGCGTGCACCACGAGGTTGGCGCTGTACCCGGTGGCCATCGCCTGCTCGGCCTCGCGCTCGAGGTCGTCGAGGAGCCGTTCCACCCCGGCGGCCGGGACGCCCGCCCCGGCCGCGGCGCCGTCGACGATCTCGTCGGCCACGCGGACGAGCGCGTACACCGCCTCGATGTGCGCACGCGTGGCGCGGTCCAGGGTGCGCGCGGCCAGTCCGAAGGACGTCGAGTAGGAGCGGATCACCTCGGCGGAGGTCCGATAGGCGGCAGCGTCGTAGCGCGCGAGGGAGTCCCGGACGCCCACTCAGCGCACCCGGTCCACGACGGCCGTCACCACGGGCTCGAGAGCCGTGCGCAGCGCCGGCGGTACGGCACCGGACTCGAGGTGGGTGCGGGCCCGGGACGCGTAGTCCGCCGCGAGATCCGCCGAGTAGTCCCGGGCGCCGCTGTCGACGAGGATGCGCCGGACGTAGTCGGCGTCCGAGGCGGACATTCCGGGACTGCCGACCAGCGAGGAGATGCTGCTCCACTCCGGGCGGTCCGCGACGAAGGACATCAGGGCGGTGCGCTTCCCCTCGCGCAGGTCACCCCAGTTGGTCTTCCCGGTGCGTGTCTCGTTGCCGAAGACACCCAGCAGGTCGTCCGCGATCTGGTAGGCGATCCCGGCGTCGCGTCCGAAGTCGCCGAGCCGCCCGATGACCTCCTCGTCGGCGCCCGCGAGGACGGCGCCGGCCTGCAGCGGTCCCTCGAAGGAGTAGACGGAGGTCTTCAGCCGGGCCATCTGCACGATGTCCTCGAGGGGAGGCATGGCGGGATCCAGCGAGGACTCGATGTCGAGGAACTCTCCCGCGGCCGAGGCGAAGACCGCCTCGTCGAGGATCTGCCCGAGGCGGCGGCGCGTGGCGGTCGGTGCCTCGATGCGCTCGAGCAGCCGGTAGGCGTTGGACAGCGCGAGGTCGCCCGCGATCACCCCGGCCGACAGCCCCACGTGGCGTGCCCCCTCGGGGGACAGTCCTGCACCCTCGGCGACGCTGCGGTAGTGCCCGGAGACGTTGGGGATGCCGCGGCGGACGAAGTCCCGGTCGATCACGTCGTCGTGCACGATCAGGGCCGTGTGCAGCAGTTCGAAGGCCGCGCCGAGTTCGGCGGCGTTCTCGATGTCCCGGCCGCCGAGCATCTGGTATGCGGACATGACCATGCGGGGGCGGAACCGCTTGCCGCCGGCGGTGCACCGTTCGAGGGTCTCCCACAGGGCGTGGTAGCCGGGACCGATCTTCGCCGCGCGGACCTTGGACTCCTCGAAGAATCGCCCGAGGGCATCCTCGACCTGCTCGAGCCCGCCGGGCTCGACGAGCAGGGTGTCCATGTCCATAGGTAAAGTAAACAACGGATACTGCGCTCCTGACGAAATGCGGGGCGCAGGCAGCCCGATGGGCTGCCCGGCGCAGGCGGACCCGCCGGCCGGACCACCGGCGAAAAAAGGGTGCCACGATGGCGAGCGAAGCAGGGACCACGCGGCAGGACGCGGCAGGATCGGACCGGACGGGCGCGGAGACCGAGCTCGTGGTGCTGCTGGCCGAGGACGGCACCCCCCGTGGGACACACGAGAAGTCGACCGTCCACACGCTCGACACACCCCTCCACCTCGCCTTCTCCACGCACGTGTTCGACGATGCCGGGCGCATCCTCGTGACCCGGCGGGCCCTGTCCAAGAAGGCGTGGCCGGGCGTGTGGACCAACTCCTTCTGCGGCCACCCCGCCCCCGGGGAGGCCTTCGAGGACGCGGTGAACCGCCGTGCCACCCAGGAGCTCGGCTTCACGGTCCGGGACATCCGGCCCGCGCTCCCGGACTTCCGGTACCGCGCCGTCGATGCGTCGGGCATCGTCGAGAACGAGATCTGCCCCGTCTACACCGCCGTCGCCGAGAGCGCCGTGGACCCCCTGCCCGAGGAGGTCATGGACTTCCAGTGGGTGGACGCCCCGCACCTCGTCCGCGCGGTCACCGCGACACCGTGGGCCTTCAGCCCCTGGCTCACGCTCCAGCTCCCCCTGCTCTACCCGCAGGGCGCCGACGGCCCGGGCCCGCGCGGGTCTGCCTGACCCCGGCAGCAGGGGGAACGGGTCTGCAGCACCTACGCTGATAGCGGCACCATTTCAACGACGAAAGAGAGTTTCGCCATGGCGACACCCACGCCAACGCCCGACGACGTCGTCCTCGTCGGCGGAGCCCGGACACCCCTCGGGCGCCTCAACGGACAGCTCGCCTCCTTCACCGCCGTCGAGCTCGGCGCGCTCGCCATCGCCGGCGCCCTGGACCGCGCGGGCGTCGAACCCGCCGCGGTCGACGCCGTCATCATGGGCCACGTGGTGCAGGCAGGCTGCGGCCAGAACCCGGCACGGCAGTCCGCGGTCAAGGCCGGCATCCCCTGGACCGTCCCCGCCGTCACCGTGAACAAGGTCTGCCTCTCCGGCCTGACCGCCGTGATCGACGCCGTCCGGCTCATCCGCAGCGGCGAGGCCCGCGTGGTCGTGGCCGGCGGCCAGGAGTCGATGACCCGTGGGCCGCACCTCCTGCCGGGCTCCCGCCAGGGCTGGACCTACGGCTCCCTGCAGGCCCTGGACTCCGTGGCCCACGACGGCCTGACCGATGCGTTCGACGACGAGTCCATGGGAGCCTCGACGGAGCGCGGCAACGTGCGCCTCGAGATCCCCCGCACCGCCCAGGACGAGGTCGCGGCGGCCTCCCACCGGCGCGCGGCGGCCGCGACCGACGGCGGGGTGCTCGCCGAGGAGATCGTCCCCGTCGCCGTCCGGCAGAGGAAGGGCGACGACGTCGTCCTCACCGCCGACGAGGGGATCCGGCCGGCGACCACGGTCGAGACGCTCGCGAAGCTGCGCCCCGCGTTCAACCCGGACGGCGCCATCACGGCAGGCAACTCCTCGCCCCTGTCCGACGGCGCCGCCGCACTCGTCGTCACCACGCGCGCCTACGCCGAGGAGGCGGGACTCACCGTACTCGCCGTCGTCGGGCCGCCCGGGCAGGTCGCGGGACCGGACAACACGCTGCACTCCCAGCCCTCGGCCGCCATCCGGCAGGCCCTCGACCGCGCCGGCTGGATGCCCGCGGATCTGGACTTCATCGAGATCAACGAGGCGTTCGGGTCCGTGGCGGTCCAGTCGCTCAAGGACCTCGACTACCCGTTGGAGAAATGCAACATCCATGGCGGGGCCATCGCCCTGGGCCACCCGATCGGCGCCTCCGGCACGCGGCTCGCCCTGCACGCGGCGATGGAGCTGGCACGGCGCGGCAGCGGCAGGTCGGCAGTGAGCCTGTGCGGCGGCGGCGGCCAGGGCGAGGCACTCCTGCTCTGGCGCTGAGCGGCCGCGCCGGACCACCGGCCGGCACCCACGACGCGAAAAGACCCCCGCTTCGAGTGAAGCGGGGGTCTTTCCGTCCTGCAGCGGTTCCGGCGGAGGCCGGCCGCGGATACAGCTGTGTTACTTGAGGGTA
This genomic interval from Arthrobacter agilis contains the following:
- the crtI gene encoding phytoene desaturase family protein, which gives rise to MTAQQSERSRVGGQDVVVIGGGIGGLATAALLAREGHRVTLLEKRDRVGGRAGSWEQDGFRFDTGPSWYLMPEVIDHFFKLMGTSADEQLDLVKLDPGYRVVFEDGLDTVDVPADREAVTKLFESLEAGAGEQLSRYLDSAEDAYEIAKKRFLYSTYQSFLPFLRPDVLKRLPRIGALLLQPLQSFVEKRFTDPRIRQILGYPAVFLGSSPFDAPSMYHLMSHLDLDDGVLYPMGGFTTLIEAMRRVAVAAGVEIRTGADVTAIDTDHRTPGRSPLDRRAASVRAVTYRSGGTTTSIGADIVVSAADLHHTETTLLPTGLQTYPETYWEKRVPGPSALLLYLGVRGGLPQLEHHTLLFTTDWRDNFGRIFGKETSVPSPASLYVCRPSATDDSVAPEGHENVFVLVPIPADVTIGRGGLAGGGDARVEEIADAVIGQIATWAGIPDLAERVVLRRSYGPQDFADDLNAWRGTSLGPAHILKQSAFFRGSNRSAKVDNLFYAGSSTVPGIGIPMCLISAELIVKRLRGDTSTGPLPEPAAR
- a CDS encoding phytoene/squalene synthase family protein: MGVRDSLARYDAAAYRTSAEVIRSYSTSFGLAARTLDRATRAHIEAVYALVRVADEIVDGAAAGAGVPAAGVERLLDDLEREAEQAMATGYSANLVVHAFAVTARSTGIGTDLTRPFFASMRADITQREHTPESFDLYVYGSAEVVGLMCLKAFLVGRPVTPEQDAVLVDGARHLGAAFQKINFLRDLAEDFSTLGRSYFPGVRPGSFGEADKIRLLDDIDEDLRISAAALPGLPATPRRAVALAQGLFTELAARLRRTPASELLRARIRVPNPVKFRILAQAFTGRAIPEATAQERTA
- a CDS encoding polyprenyl synthetase family protein, yielding MDMDTLLVEPGGLEQVEDALGRFFEESKVRAAKIGPGYHALWETLERCTAGGKRFRPRMVMSAYQMLGGRDIENAAELGAAFELLHTALIVHDDVIDRDFVRRGIPNVSGHYRSVAEGAGLSPEGARHVGLSAGVIAGDLALSNAYRLLERIEAPTATRRRLGQILDEAVFASAAGEFLDIESSLDPAMPPLEDIVQMARLKTSVYSFEGPLQAGAVLAGADEEVIGRLGDFGRDAGIAYQIADDLLGVFGNETRTGKTNWGDLREGKRTALMSFVADRPEWSSISSLVGSPGMSASDADYVRRILVDSGARDYSADLAADYASRARTHLESGAVPPALRTALEPVVTAVVDRVR
- the idi gene encoding isopentenyl-diphosphate Delta-isomerase; amino-acid sequence: MASEAGTTRQDAAGSDRTGAETELVVLLAEDGTPRGTHEKSTVHTLDTPLHLAFSTHVFDDAGRILVTRRALSKKAWPGVWTNSFCGHPAPGEAFEDAVNRRATQELGFTVRDIRPALPDFRYRAVDASGIVENEICPVYTAVAESAVDPLPEEVMDFQWVDAPHLVRAVTATPWAFSPWLTLQLPLLYPQGADGPGPRGSA
- a CDS encoding acetyl-CoA C-acetyltransferase, whose amino-acid sequence is MATPTPTPDDVVLVGGARTPLGRLNGQLASFTAVELGALAIAGALDRAGVEPAAVDAVIMGHVVQAGCGQNPARQSAVKAGIPWTVPAVTVNKVCLSGLTAVIDAVRLIRSGEARVVVAGGQESMTRGPHLLPGSRQGWTYGSLQALDSVAHDGLTDAFDDESMGASTERGNVRLEIPRTAQDEVAAASHRRAAAATDGGVLAEEIVPVAVRQRKGDDVVLTADEGIRPATTVETLAKLRPAFNPDGAITAGNSSPLSDGAAALVVTTRAYAEEAGLTVLAVVGPPGQVAGPDNTLHSQPSAAIRQALDRAGWMPADLDFIEINEAFGSVAVQSLKDLDYPLEKCNIHGGAIALGHPIGASGTRLALHAAMELARRGSGRSAVSLCGGGGQGEALLLWR